The Athene noctua chromosome 15, bAthNoc1.hap1.1, whole genome shotgun sequence genome contains a region encoding:
- the TFAP4 gene encoding transcription factor AP-4: MEYFMVPAQKVPSLQHFRKSEKEVIGGLCSLANIPLTPETQRDQERRIRREIANSNERRRMQSINAGFQSLKTLIPHTDGEKLSKAAILQQTAEYIFSLEQEKTRLLQQNTQLKRFIQEFSGSSPKRRRAEDKDEGIGSPDIWEDEKAEDLRREMIELRQQLDKERSVRMMLEEQVRSLEAHMYPEKLKVIAQQVQLQQQQEQVRLLHQEKLEREQQIRTQLLPSHAPPAPTHHPTVIVPAPPPSHHVTVVTMGPSSVINTVSTSRQNLDTIVQAIQHIEGTQEKQLQEEEQRRAVIVTPARACPEPSTSDTASDTEGNDSDSMDQSKEEPSGDGELP, from the exons atGGAGTACTTCATGGTGCCGGCGCAGAAGGTGccgtccctgcagcacttcaGGAAATCCGAGAAGGAGGTCATCGGCGGGCTCTGCAG CTTGGCTAACATACCGTTGACTCCGGAGACCCAGCGGGACCAGGAGCGACGGATACGCAGGGAAATCGCCAACAGCAACGAGAGACGGCGGATGCAGAGCATCAATGCTGGCTTCCAGTCTCTGAAAACCCTCATCCCACACACGGACGGGGAAAAGCTCAGCAAG GCGGCCATCCTCCAGCAAACGGCCGAGTACATCTTCTCCCTGGAGCAGGAGAAGACTCGGCTACTGCAGCAGAACACCCAGCTCAAGCGGTTCATCCAG GAGTTCAGCGGCTCCTCCCCGAAGCGGCGACGGGCGGAGGACAAAGACGAGGGAATCGGCTCGCCGGACATCTGGGAGGACGAGAAGGCCGAGGATCTGCGGCGGGAGATGATCGAGCTCCGGCAGCAGCTGGACAAGGAACGCTCGGTCCGCATGATGCTGGAGGAGCAG GTTCGCTCCCTGGAGGCCCACATGTACCCCGAGAAGCTGAAGGTGATCGCTCAGCAAGtgcagcttcagcagcagcaggagcaggtgaGGTTGCTGCACCAGGAGAAGCTAGAGCGCGAGCAGCAGATCCGAACCCAG CTCTTGCCATCACATGCTCCCCCAGCGCCCACCCACCACCCCACCGTGATCGTTCCAGCACCGCCTCCCTCCCATCACGTCACCGTGGTCACCATGGGCCCATCCTCGGTCATCAATACGGTCTCCACGTCCCGGCAGAACCTGGACACCATCGTTCAG GCGATCCAACACATCGAGGGGAcgcaggagaagcagctgcaggaagaggagcagagacGCGCTGTCATTGTGACGCCGGCGCGTGCGTGCCCCGAGCCCTCCACCTCCGACACCGCCTCTGACACCGAGGGCAACGACAGTGACTCCATGGACCAGAGCAAAGAAGAGCCCTCGGGGGACGGGGAgctgccctga